The sequence TGGAGACCAACCACATTTGTAGAAGATAACATCTTTTGAAACTGTCGATTCTTGCTGTGTATTTACTAAAACAAGGTCAGCAAAGTAGCCCTCACGGATATATCCCCGTTGTGAGATCTGAAAGCAATCAGCAGGCGCATGACACATCTTCTCTACCAATTTCTCCAGTGAGATCCTTCCTTCATGATAAGCTTCAAACATCAAAACAAGCGAATGTTGTACCAAAGGTACACCTGATGGTGCTTTCCAATAGTTCTGAGATTTCTCTTCCCAGGTATGAGGTGCATGATCTGTAGCTATGATATCCAAATGATTATCCAGTAACCCTTTCCATAAAGCTAACTTATGCCGTTTATCTTTTATAGCAGGATTACACTTAATCTGATTACCTACTGTTTCGTAATCGTCTGCAGTAAACCAAAGATGATGGACACACACTTCAGAAGTAATTCGTTTCTGTTTTAAGGGAATTGTATTATCAAATAAGGGAAGTTCATCCCCTGTAGTGATATGTAAAATATGCAATCGGGTATTATACTTCTTAGCCAATGCCACAGCCATTGAAGACGATTTAAAACAAGCTTCTTCATTGCGGATCTCTGGATGAATACGGGCAGGCGCATCTTCTCCATATTGCTGGCGATAGTATTCCTGACGTTGTTTTATAGTTGCTTCGTCCTCACAGTGAGTAGCAATCAGCATGGGGCTTTCCCGAAATATAGCGGCCAACGTACCTTCATCATC is a genomic window of Xanthocytophaga agilis containing:
- a CDS encoding dihydroorotase, which codes for MTKSSVVLNARVVNEGTITEKDIYIKDGRIEQIGTDLQHKSADQVIDANGQYLMPGVIDDQVHFREPGLTHKASIYTESKAAVAGGVTSFMEMPNTVPNALTQELLADKYQIASQTSLANYSFFMGASNDNLTEVLKTNPKDVCGIKIFMGSSTGNMLVDDEGTLAAIFRESPMLIATHCEDEATIKQRQEYYRQQYGEDAPARIHPEIRNEEACFKSSSMAVALAKKYNTRLHILHITTGDELPLFDNTIPLKQKRITSEVCVHHLWFTADDYETVGNQIKCNPAIKDKRHKLALWKGLLDNHLDIIATDHAPHTWEEKSQNYWKAPSGVPLVQHSLVLMFEAYHEGRISLEKLVEKMCHAPADCFQISQRGYIREGYFADLVLVNTQQESTVSKDVIFYKCGWSPFEGKTFKSAVTHTFVSGNLVYKEGKFDESQKGTRLLFDR